A region of Papilio machaon chromosome 14, ilPapMach1.1, whole genome shotgun sequence DNA encodes the following proteins:
- the LOC123721673 gene encoding uncharacterized protein LOC123721673 → MTESRESRGIVAVPMEMSKVIPKFDGDEKLLNLYIKKCEYVLNCYKSENSQAQNLYMFHVVSSKLVGKAAQLLSERQDIESWAELKTVLIQYFGDPRSEECIAIELETLKINNNESYLDFCNRIQQVKSTLIAKVNTISDLHVKKSKITIYDNLALNVFLYNLPEDLIRIVRLKGSSTLENALSTVLEEVNFQFQYNARNKMFRSNVSKPQLTSSQNPYVEKFGLKPFLPSNNNGGFRFGSPNQFRMPSHPQGLNSVQQFKFGNPPQGQTLGGFRPPTQNFRFGIPNQGPQGYRPNFSQAPQGYRPNFSQAPQGYRPNFSQAPQQRPAFNQSYQNQFKFGVQPPPKPFDSDVTMRTALPASRPNKTFNNEIEVYTEADPNGYDYNAYNTYCDYDNYDFDPTQVNAMNVTEFHHDQPLMDESNFQMLASDTAMK, encoded by the coding sequence atgaCTGAAAGCAGGGAAAGCAGGGGAATTGTGGCCGTTCCCATGGAGATGTCTAAGGTCATACCAAAATTTGATGGGGACGAAAAACTCTTaaatttgtacattaaaaagtGCGAATacgtattaaattgttataaatcgGAAAACAGCCAGgcacaaaatttatatatgtttcatGTAGTGTCGAGTAAATTAGTAGGTAAAGCCGCTCAATTACTGAGCGAACGACAGGATATAGAATCATGGGCCGAGTTGAAAactgtattaatacaatattttggcGATCCACGGTCAGAAGAGTGCATTGCAATTGAACTCgagacattaaaaattaacaataacgaATCGTATCTCGATTTTTGTAACCGAATTCAACAGGTTAAAAGTACTTTAATTGCGAAAGTCAATACCATCTCAGACCTGCATGttaagaaaagtaaaattacgaTCTACGACAATTTAGCGCTGAACGTTTTTCTCTATAATTTGCCCGAGGACCTCATACGTATTGTCAGACTCAAGGGCAGTTCAACACTTGAAAATGCGCTGTCTACAGTATTGGAGGAGGTTAACTTCCAGTTCCAGTACAATGCTaggaataaaatgtttagatcGAATGTAAGCAAACCACAGTTAACATCTTCACAAAATCCGTACGTAGAAAAGTTCGGTCTCAAACCATTTTTACCATCAAACAATAATGGAGGATTCAGATTCGGCAGCCCTAATCAATTTAGAATGCCCAGTCACCCACAAGGGTTGAATTCAgtacaacaatttaaatttgggAATCCACCTCAAGGTCAGACCCTAGGCGGATTTAGACCGCCTACCCAAAACTTCCGTTTCGGTATACCTAATCAAGGACCTCAGGGTTACCGACCGAATTTCAGTCAGGCACCCCAAGGTTACCGACCGAATTTCAGTCAGGCACCCCAAGGTTACCGACCGAATTTCAGTCAGGCACCGCAACAAAGACCGGCCTTTAACCAATCATATCAAAATCAGTTCAAATTCGGCGTACAGCCGCCACCGAAACCGTTTGATTCCGATGTAACTATGCGCACAGCTTTACCAGCGTCCCgaccaaataaaacattcaataaTGAGATCGAAGTATATACGGAAGCTGACCCTAACGGTTATGACTATAATGCTTATAACACCTACTGTGACTACGATAACTATGACTTTGACCCCACTCAGGTCAACGCGATGAATGTGACTGAATTTCACCACGATCAACCCCTAATGGACGAGtcaaattttcaaatgttagCCTCGGACACAGccatgaaataa